A DNA window from Gigantopelta aegis isolate Gae_Host chromosome 4, Gae_host_genome, whole genome shotgun sequence contains the following coding sequences:
- the LOC121370791 gene encoding charged multivesicular body protein 1b-2-like, whose translation MDKHLFNLKFAAKDLERNAVKSEKSEKTEKVKLKKAIQKGNTEGAKIHAENAIRQKNQALTYRRMSARIDAVASRVQTALTTKQVTQSMAGVVKSMESAMKSMNLEKVAQLMDRFEQSFENLDVQSTVMENTMANTSTLTTPQGEVDSLMQQVADEAGLDLNMDLPQAQGTTIGASASTQASQEQDELTSRLAKLRQM comes from the exons ATGGATA AACACTTGTTCAATTTAAAGTTTGCCGCTAAAGATTTGGAAAGAAATGCTGTCAAGTCAGAGAAGTCGGAAAAGACAGAAAAAGTAAAGCTGAAAAAG GCAATACAAAAGGGCAACACGGAGGGAGCTAAGATTCACGCTGAAAATGCTATTCGTCAAAAGAACCAGGCTCTAACGTACAGACGCATGAGTGCAAGAATCGATGCAGTAGCTTCCCGGGTTCAGACAGCCCTGACAACAAAACAAGTCACACAGTCAATGGCTGGGGTAGTGAAGTCCATGGAGTCAGCCATGAAATCTATGAATCTTGAAAAG GTGGCACAATTAATGGACAGATTTGAGCAGTCTTTTGAGAACCTTGACGTGCAGTCTACAGTAATGGAGAACACAATGGCCAACACATCAACACTGACCACCCCACAGGGAGAGGTGGATAGTCTCATGCAGCAAGTCGCAGATGAAGCAGG TTTGGACTTGAATATGGATCTGCCTCAGGCCCAAGGAACAACAATCGGGGCATCTGCGTCCACACAGGCATCTCAAGAACAG gATGAACTAACAAGTAGACTGGCAAAACTTAGACAAATGTGA